A segment of the Alphaproteobacteria bacterium genome:
CGCAAGTTTGACAAGAAACGAGGCCGTTTCGTGGAGATGTGGCGGCTCTTTGGTGAGAAAGTCGCCCTGCGCCTGGGCCTAAAGGATCGATCGTAGTGCTTCGAGAGTGGCGTCCGGCTGCTCGATCATCATCATGTGGCCCGCATTCGGCAGGACGATCGTCCGCGCGCCCTCCATGGCATTTGCAAGGGGAGCCGCGGCCTTGGGTGGCGTCATCCGGTCGGCCGCTCCAAGCACGAAGAGTGACGGGCACGAAATGCGCGACGCGGCGTCTGCCGCGGTCTTGTATGCGTCGCAGGCGCGAAAATCGTTTGCGAGCACACCTGGCGCACTTCGCTCCAGCAGGCGCTTGCCACCGCCGAGCATCCAAACACCCGGCGCCTTGTTGCCGCCAAGATGCGCCGCCTTGCCGTAGCCCCACGATGTGACAAGTTCGAATGCAAGCGGATCGTTTGCGTCTGCGGCGGCGAGCAAGTCCGGATGCACCGGCATTCTTGCGGCGACGCCCAGGAGGGCAAGCGCTGACACTTTTTCGGGCATTCGCGCCGCAGTCTCGAGCGCGATGAGGGCGCCCATGCTGTGCCCGGCAAGGGCTGCGCGCGCCACGCCTGCCGCCTCGATCAACTGGCCAATCCATTCGGAATAGGCTTCGATCGAGCCTACCGGTGCGGACTCGGAGCGGCCATGGCCCGGCAGGTCGACAGCGAGGACCGAGCGGCCGTGATGGGCGAAATAGCGCGTCTGGAGCGACCAAACGGTATGGTCAATGCCGGCGCCGTGAATGAAGATGAGCGCTGGTTTCGCGGGATCGAAGGGTTTACCGCCGGTCGCAGCGAACGTCTTTCGGCCTTCGACCCGCATCTCCACGTTGCTCAACCCTTCTGGGAGGCGGCCAGGGCCGCTTTGAGGTCGTCGATGAGGTCGGCCGGATCCTCGAGCCCGACGGAAAGTCGAATCAGCTCCTCGCCTACCCCCGCCGCGTCCAGGGCGGCTGCGTCCATTTGCTGGTGCGTGGTGCTGGCCGGGTGAATGACAAGCGATTTGGCGTCCCCAACATTGGCGAGGTGGGAAAAGACCTTGACCGCCTCGATAAATCGACGGCCTGCGTTCCGCCCGCCTTTAATGCCGAAGCTCATGATGGCGCCGGCGCCCTTGGGTAGGATTTCGCCGGCGAGATTGTGATCGGGATGACTCGGCAGCTCGGGATAGCTCACCCATTCGACTTCCCTGGCACCTGCCAGGTAATTCGCGATCGCCCGCGCGTTTGCGACGTGGCGCTCCATCCGCAAAGGCAGCGTCTCCACACCTAAAAGCAGG
Coding sequences within it:
- a CDS encoding alpha/beta hydrolase — translated: MEMRVEGRKTFAATGGKPFDPAKPALIFIHGAGIDHTVWSLQTRYFAHHGRSVLAVDLPGHGRSESAPVGSIEAYSEWIGQLIEAAGVARAALAGHSMGALIALETAARMPEKVSALALLGVAARMPVHPDLLAAADANDPLAFELVTSWGYGKAAHLGGNKAPGVWMLGGGKRLLERSAPGVLANDFRACDAYKTAADAASRISCPSLFVLGAADRMTPPKAAAPLANAMEGARTIVLPNAGHMMMIEQPDATLEALRSIL
- a CDS encoding PLP-dependent transferase, with protein sequence IGGVVVDGGRFDWEASGKFPTLTEPYAGYHGLDFAEEFGPLAFVMRARTEGLRDFGACMSPQNAFYLLLGVETLPLRMERHVANARAIANYLAGAREVEWVSYPELPSHPDHNLAGEILPKGAGAIMSFGIKGGRNAGRRFIEAVKVFSHLANVGDAKSLVIHPASTTHQQMDAAALDAAGVGEELIRLSVGLEDPADLIDDLKAALAASQKG